Proteins from a genomic interval of Candidatus Neomarinimicrobiota bacterium:
- a CDS encoding serine hydroxymethyltransferase, with amino-acid sequence MPLDYIKSSDPELYEIIGREISREESTLELIASENFVSYSVLEASGGVMTNKYAEGYPGKRYYGGCEHVDEAENLARERAKTLFNAEYVNVQPHSGSQANMAALLTFLETGDTIMGLDLAHGGHLTHGSPVNFSGRLFNVVSYQVNKDTGRVNFDEVSQLAKEHKPKLIICGGSAYPRMIEFEDFKIIADQIGAFLMADIAHPAGLVATGHHPSPMPYCDVVTTTTHKTLRGPRGGMILLGKDQENTWGKVAPKSGRTKMISELIDSSVMPGIQGGPLMHIISAKAVAFGEALKPDFKSYIQKVVDNAKSMEVEFKSKGYHLVSGGTDTHVLLIDLTDKNIHGKAAENALGRAGITVNKNMVPFDSRSPMITSGIRIGTPAITTRGMNQNEMKLIVSMIDEVIANPEDEKISNSVRSQINDLCYSFPIFEN; translated from the coding sequence ATGCCGTTAGACTATATCAAATCCAGCGATCCTGAATTATATGAAATTATCGGTCGGGAAATATCACGGGAAGAATCAACTTTAGAGCTTATTGCATCTGAAAATTTTGTAAGTTATTCTGTTTTGGAGGCTTCCGGTGGGGTAATGACCAATAAATACGCCGAAGGTTATCCAGGGAAGCGCTATTACGGTGGATGTGAACATGTAGATGAGGCCGAAAATCTTGCGCGCGAACGGGCTAAAACGCTTTTTAATGCCGAGTATGTGAATGTTCAACCACACTCCGGATCGCAAGCCAATATGGCCGCTCTCCTTACTTTTTTAGAGACGGGTGATACTATTATGGGGCTTGATCTTGCTCACGGCGGACATTTAACGCATGGAAGCCCGGTGAATTTTTCAGGCAGATTATTTAATGTGGTTTCCTATCAGGTGAATAAAGATACCGGAAGAGTGAATTTTGATGAAGTAAGTCAATTGGCAAAGGAGCACAAACCCAAATTAATAATTTGTGGAGGAAGTGCTTACCCAAGGATGATCGAATTTGAAGATTTTAAAATAATTGCTGACCAAATTGGTGCTTTTTTAATGGCTGACATTGCTCATCCTGCGGGTCTTGTCGCAACGGGTCATCATCCATCACCAATGCCGTATTGTGATGTGGTCACGACAACTACCCATAAAACCCTTCGAGGTCCAAGAGGAGGAATGATTTTATTGGGTAAGGACCAAGAAAATACATGGGGAAAAGTTGCACCAAAATCCGGTCGAACAAAGATGATCTCGGAGCTGATTGATTCATCCGTTATGCCCGGGATTCAGGGGGGACCATTAATGCATATTATTTCTGCAAAAGCTGTTGCATTTGGCGAAGCATTAAAACCGGATTTCAAATCTTACATTCAGAAAGTAGTTGATAATGCAAAGTCCATGGAAGTTGAGTTTAAAAGCAAAGGTTACCATCTTGTGTCCGGAGGAACAGATACACATGTTTTGCTTATTGATTTGACGGATAAAAATATTCATGGTAAAGCTGCTGAGAATGCGCTTGGAAGAGCAGGCATTACAGTGAATAAAAATATGGTTCCGTTTGATTCTAGAAGTCCAATGATTACCAGTGGAATTCGTATTGGAACTCCTGCTATTACAACCCGTGGGATGAATCAAAACGAAATGAAATTGATTGTATCCATGATTGATGAGGTTATCGCCAATCCTGAAGATGAAAAAATATCAAATTCAGTTCGATCCCAAATAAATGATTTATGTTATTCATTTCCGATTTTTGAGAATTAA
- a CDS encoding glycogen/starch synthase → MKLFYITTEITPFANTYPLAEFSAKVPLALQTMGHDIRTMLPKYGYVSQRKYILREVIRLREIPFSFDGQDQLASAKSAFIPKTRVQVYFLEHEDWFQPLTDLIYKSKNGRVLADNSDRYTFYANATLATLPHLFWKPDILICNDWQASVIPAVYKQLYAQDKFYKDIKTVVLVHSLDEYSKFDVESYRKSGLDFDKLFGKRKKINAFEIAAECADAVIVLDDDKKKLSGKIMKLDAFKKSKKKVSLIKGSDVENPDYNKIAGSVNTVLQKLFS, encoded by the coding sequence TTGAAACTGTTTTATATCACGACGGAAATAACTCCGTTTGCTAATACATACCCGCTCGCAGAGTTTTCGGCGAAAGTACCACTTGCACTACAAACAATGGGCCATGATATTCGTACTATGTTGCCAAAATATGGTTATGTCAGCCAAAGGAAATACATTTTACGTGAAGTAATTCGCCTTCGTGAAATCCCATTTTCTTTTGATGGTCAAGACCAATTAGCATCTGCAAAGAGTGCTTTTATTCCAAAAACTCGCGTCCAAGTATATTTCTTAGAACACGAGGATTGGTTTCAACCATTAACGGATCTTATTTACAAATCAAAAAATGGAAGAGTTCTTGCTGATAATTCTGATCGTTATACTTTTTATGCGAATGCGACCTTAGCAACATTACCGCATTTATTTTGGAAACCAGATATATTGATTTGTAATGATTGGCAAGCATCAGTAATACCTGCTGTTTACAAACAATTATATGCGCAAGATAAATTCTACAAAGATATCAAAACCGTAGTTCTGGTTCACTCCTTGGATGAATATTCCAAATTTGACGTTGAATCGTATCGAAAATCTGGGCTTGATTTTGACAAGTTGTTTGGAAAAAGGAAAAAAATTAATGCTTTCGAAATTGCAGCAGAATGTGCAGATGCTGTAATTGTTCTCGATGATGATAAAAAGAAACTTTCCGGTAAAATAATGAAACTTGATGCCTTTAAGAAATCGAAGAAAAAAGTATCGTTAATCAAGGGATCGGATGTAGAAAATCCTGATTATAATAAAATTGCTGGTTCCGTAAATACTGTACTTCAGAAACTTTTTTCCTGA
- a CDS encoding tetratricopeptide repeat protein has product MSKLNSGFNNPSILTIINSLSFRLIKRMGIVSLLVILMCSTISAQSSVTKQIKSLNAKISKQDAKIKSLETEIQILLPDLKNALQATLAAKQQTDSVAIMLINRINTLQNKIRLLEDKAAYSDSTNFQILSQLVMIENKIITMANSFTEMYSLKNESVEGSPSISSFTSTTYKKQYIEALSHYQNGDYTTAIKGFSELVLGSPNNPLADNSQYWLAECYYTQKNYKRAIIELEKVFTYPGTDKNDDAQLKLGHAYLSMGNIDKAREEYKRLLEYFPGSEFYPKAKDAIRQLSVN; this is encoded by the coding sequence TTGTCAAAGTTAAATTCCGGATTCAATAATCCGAGTATATTAACAATAATAAATAGTTTGAGTTTTCGATTGATAAAACGAATGGGAATTGTGTCTCTTTTAGTGATCCTTATGTGTTCAACGATTTCTGCACAAAGTAGTGTGACAAAACAGATTAAATCGTTGAATGCTAAGATTTCTAAACAAGATGCTAAAATAAAATCTCTTGAAACAGAAATTCAGATTTTATTGCCAGATTTGAAAAATGCGCTGCAAGCAACTTTGGCTGCAAAACAGCAAACGGATTCGGTAGCGATTATGTTGATCAACCGAATAAATACCCTTCAAAACAAAATTAGATTATTGGAAGATAAAGCCGCCTATTCTGACAGTACAAATTTCCAAATTCTTTCTCAGTTGGTTATGATTGAAAATAAAATTATCACTATGGCAAACAGTTTTACTGAAATGTATTCATTGAAAAATGAATCGGTTGAAGGGTCTCCATCAATTTCCTCGTTTACATCCACAACTTATAAGAAACAATATATCGAAGCACTGAGTCATTATCAAAACGGGGATTATACCACCGCTATAAAGGGATTTTCAGAATTGGTACTTGGGAGTCCAAATAATCCATTGGCTGATAATAGTCAATATTGGCTGGCTGAATGTTATTATACCCAAAAAAATTATAAACGCGCTATTATTGAGCTGGAAAAAGTGTTCACTTATCCCGGAACCGATAAAAACGATGATGCTCAGCTGAAGTTAGGGCATGCCTACCTGAGTATGGGTAATATTGATAAGGCGAGAGAAGAGTATAAACGACTCTTGGAATATTTCCCCGGAAGTGAATTTTACCCCAAAGCCAAAGATGCGATCCGTCAGTTGAGTGTAAATTAA
- the rodA gene encoding rod shape-determining protein RodA encodes MILSRKLANTPQSLFGLSLFLFGLGLVTLYSISLHQGTSLTQNHFFKQSIILIPALIGFFGTFIISRKLIHKYIYVLYFLTLGILFVPFLGNTIAGTHRWIDLGLPVGIQPSEFAKIIIVIALARYLSDRNLQMQHFGSLIFPSLIVILPSIIILKQPDLGTATILMMPLIPMLFWVGARPFHLFLFLAPIFSILTAFHIISFFIWAGMMAIIIFVSKPKVFHGVGLFFGNIFLGLLTPVVWGLLRPFQQKRVLTLLNPELDPLGAGYQIIQSKMAIGSGGFFGKGWGQGTQTHLKFLPVQESDFIVSVMGEELGFITLLIMLIVFTFFIYRITRSAFESNDRFSSLVLIGFASIFLAHVFVNCAMTVGLIPVKGLPLPFISYGGSFLMAAFMMTGLSMNLAVNRMG; translated from the coding sequence ATGATTCTTTCAAGAAAATTAGCCAATACCCCACAATCTCTATTTGGCCTTTCTTTATTTCTTTTCGGGCTGGGGTTGGTGACATTATACAGCATTTCGCTACATCAGGGAACTTCATTAACGCAAAATCATTTTTTCAAACAATCCATAATATTGATACCTGCATTAATTGGTTTTTTCGGAACATTTATAATTTCTCGAAAATTGATACATAAGTATATTTATGTATTGTATTTCTTGACACTTGGAATACTGTTTGTTCCATTTTTAGGAAATACGATTGCTGGCACTCACCGTTGGATTGACTTAGGGCTTCCGGTCGGTATTCAACCATCTGAATTTGCTAAAATTATTATTGTTATTGCTTTGGCACGTTACCTTTCTGACAGAAATTTGCAAATGCAACATTTTGGATCTCTTATATTTCCATCCCTAATAGTAATATTGCCATCCATTATTATATTAAAACAACCGGATCTTGGCACTGCCACTATTTTAATGATGCCTCTGATTCCCATGTTATTTTGGGTCGGAGCGAGGCCTTTTCATCTTTTTCTGTTTCTAGCTCCCATTTTTAGCATTTTAACTGCATTTCATATCATTTCATTTTTCATATGGGCAGGTATGATGGCAATTATCATTTTTGTTTCAAAACCGAAAGTGTTTCATGGCGTAGGGTTGTTTTTTGGAAATATATTTTTAGGGTTACTTACTCCGGTGGTATGGGGTCTATTAAGACCATTCCAACAAAAACGAGTTTTAACTTTATTAAACCCGGAATTGGATCCTTTGGGTGCAGGATATCAGATTATTCAAAGTAAAATGGCGATTGGATCCGGTGGATTTTTTGGAAAAGGATGGGGACAGGGGACCCAGACTCACCTTAAATTTCTTCCGGTACAGGAATCAGATTTTATCGTTTCGGTAATGGGCGAAGAATTAGGCTTTATTACCCTTTTGATTATGTTAATTGTTTTTACCTTTTTTATTTATCGAATTACACGCTCTGCTTTTGAATCCAATGATAGATTTTCTAGCCTCGTACTAATTGGATTTGCATCTATTTTTCTTGCGCATGTATTTGTGAACTGTGCGATGACTGTTGGTTTAATTCCAGTCAAGGGACTTCCGCTCCCGTTTATATCCTATGGAGGGTCATTCTTAATGGCAGCTTTTATGATGACGGGCCTAAGTATGAACCTTGCTGTTAACAGAATGGGTTAA
- the mrdA gene encoding penicillin-binding protein 2 — protein MLKTDNQVPKNRYIIFNGMTILLMLLLLARFFNIQIMNYDIYRKQADGNRIRGVSLEAPRGLILDRNGSILVDNYPTYVLYCIPGELENRRLEFSIISKDINLEESILESNYKKYYRSRFLPTKLAKDLSFDQLSRIEENKLALPGVFYKQHPERIYTQEVRASHILGYMKDLDNTSSKIKEKHSDYKAGDLIGWMGLEKQFESILRGEKGASFYQVDAFGREVGVVLEGNELLPTPGKNLVTTIDISIQKTLEQELKDLRGVGILSIPETGEIIACVSVPDYRPELFRGSMSGKDWNQVIYDTNKPLLNRFANGLYPPGSTFKMLTTIALLKNQRVNPAEKLECTGSYEFGDRFFRCWKETGHGFVNLEQAIEQSCNVYFYQTVQRLSLKELWTVWRQFGFGQELGFDFPTESKGIIPDRAFMNKRYGRRGWAKGNLLNMAVGQGEILVTPIQMATYINHLATEGKAGKLHFLKGNKVLSESSPHYSSHIWNQVNAYMKKVVYGLSGTGKSANPKINGLILAGKTGTAENPHGLPHAWFIGFGNKHGKQVSLVLLIENSGHGGEVAAPKARRIFAAYFNQSSTKIAEMSP, from the coding sequence ATGCTGAAAACTGATAACCAAGTCCCAAAAAACCGATATATCATATTCAACGGAATGACAATTTTGTTAATGCTTCTATTGCTTGCGCGGTTTTTCAATATCCAGATCATGAATTATGATATTTATAGAAAACAAGCAGATGGAAACCGTATTCGAGGTGTTTCGTTAGAAGCACCAAGAGGGCTCATATTAGATAGAAATGGTTCCATATTAGTGGACAATTATCCAACCTACGTTTTGTATTGCATTCCGGGAGAGTTGGAAAATAGGAGATTGGAATTTTCGATCATAAGCAAAGATATCAATTTGGAAGAATCCATTTTGGAATCCAATTATAAAAAATATTACCGTTCTCGATTTTTACCTACGAAACTGGCAAAAGATTTATCATTTGATCAGCTTAGTAGAATTGAAGAAAATAAATTAGCCCTTCCGGGCGTTTTTTATAAACAGCATCCTGAACGGATTTATACCCAAGAAGTTCGGGCGTCTCATATTCTTGGATATATGAAAGATTTAGATAATACATCTTCTAAGATTAAAGAAAAACACAGTGATTACAAAGCAGGTGACTTGATAGGATGGATGGGACTTGAAAAACAATTTGAATCAATTTTAAGAGGAGAAAAGGGAGCTTCATTCTATCAAGTGGATGCATTTGGACGAGAAGTTGGTGTTGTATTAGAAGGGAATGAATTGCTTCCGACTCCCGGAAAAAATCTAGTTACAACTATTGATATTTCTATCCAGAAAACATTAGAACAAGAATTAAAGGATCTTCGAGGCGTAGGTATTTTATCCATCCCGGAAACAGGAGAAATTATTGCTTGCGTTAGTGTTCCTGATTACAGACCGGAATTATTTCGTGGATCGATGTCAGGAAAGGATTGGAACCAAGTTATTTATGATACCAATAAACCGTTATTAAATCGATTTGCAAATGGATTATATCCTCCCGGTTCAACCTTCAAAATGCTGACAACGATCGCATTGTTAAAAAATCAAAGGGTGAATCCTGCTGAAAAATTAGAATGTACAGGATCTTATGAGTTTGGTGATCGATTTTTCCGTTGTTGGAAAGAAACCGGTCATGGATTTGTCAATTTGGAACAAGCCATTGAACAATCGTGTAATGTTTATTTTTATCAGACTGTCCAACGCCTTTCCCTCAAAGAATTGTGGACAGTATGGAGACAGTTTGGATTTGGTCAAGAATTAGGATTTGATTTTCCGACTGAATCAAAAGGCATAATTCCTGACAGGGCATTTATGAACAAAAGATACGGAAGACGTGGATGGGCAAAAGGGAATCTCTTAAACATGGCTGTTGGGCAGGGAGAAATTTTGGTTACACCAATTCAAATGGCGACGTATATCAATCATCTCGCAACAGAAGGTAAAGCCGGGAAATTACATTTTTTAAAAGGAAACAAAGTTCTTTCTGAATCAAGCCCACATTATAGCAGTCACATTTGGAATCAAGTGAATGCTTATATGAAAAAAGTGGTGTATGGATTGAGTGGTACCGGAAAATCAGCGAACCCCAAAATAAATGGATTGATACTTGCAGGGAAAACTGGTACGGCGGAGAATCCTCATGGTTTACCGCATGCATGGTTTATTGGTTTTGGAAATAAACATGGGAAACAGGTTTCGTTGGTACTATTGATCGAAAACAGTGGGCACGGTGGAGAGGTGGCAGCCCCAAAAGCTCGGCGAATATTTGCGGCATATTTTAATCAATCTTCAACAAAAATTGCCGAAATGTCCCCATGA
- the mreD gene encoding rod shape-determining protein MreD, giving the protein MLQFFFAEVMSINAIRPDFIMILVLYIGVTHGRFAGVIAGFIAGFLVDLAGVGSFFGLTSLTCSITGYLAGFLHGRYRSWIPMYFHAGWVSIVFIHFLIFSFVRFQYTFNTNPGIFFLNWIFSVGYTLGFLIVLQFMIPFAKVCDAEN; this is encoded by the coding sequence TTGCTACAATTCTTTTTTGCCGAAGTGATGTCCATTAATGCAATACGTCCGGATTTCATCATGATTCTCGTCCTGTATATTGGTGTAACGCATGGAAGGTTTGCTGGCGTAATTGCAGGCTTTATTGCAGGTTTTTTAGTCGATTTAGCAGGCGTCGGATCGTTTTTTGGGCTTACATCGCTCACTTGTTCCATTACGGGGTATTTGGCGGGGTTTTTGCATGGACGATATCGTAGCTGGATTCCCATGTATTTTCATGCAGGATGGGTTAGTATTGTGTTCATTCATTTTCTAATTTTTTCCTTTGTAAGATTTCAATACACTTTTAATACGAACCCGGGGATTTTCTTTTTGAATTGGATTTTTTCTGTCGGTTATACACTTGGGTTTTTAATTGTACTGCAATTTATGATTCCTTTTGCCAAGGTTTGTGATGCTGAAAACTGA
- the mreC gene encoding rod shape-determining protein MreC, protein MRFIYLAILRQKDHLTLILTVLVSITLIFTNDSKDIQVLRAKANDVFSFLYTPMAWIRSVGTLKEEANLLREKNLQLTLQMETMLRLAQENRNLREMLNFKRESKITLQPANVINKGLMSNMISLTVDVGKLDGISENNPVLTPKGIVGKTVLVGEGSSVVQLLSDHNFRISVRIFPSGQTGILRWLNAGICEIREVQKNAIIRVGDSVVTSGFSDFFPKGIPVGEVIGIQDERASFHKIVSVKMHNDLSSLLNVFIITKIVNAPE, encoded by the coding sequence ATGAGATTCATTTATCTCGCTATTCTTCGACAAAAAGACCACCTGACACTGATTCTGACGGTTTTAGTATCCATCACTCTGATTTTTACAAACGATTCTAAAGATATCCAAGTGTTACGCGCAAAAGCGAATGATGTCTTTTCTTTTTTATATACTCCAATGGCTTGGATCAGATCTGTTGGGACATTAAAAGAAGAAGCAAACCTGCTTCGGGAAAAAAACCTACAGCTTACACTTCAAATGGAGACGATGCTTCGTTTAGCTCAAGAAAACAGAAATTTAAGAGAAATGTTAAATTTTAAGAGGGAGAGTAAAATAACTCTTCAGCCGGCAAATGTGATCAATAAAGGTTTAATGTCAAATATGATTTCTTTAACGGTAGATGTGGGAAAACTTGATGGTATTTCAGAAAACAATCCTGTATTAACGCCCAAAGGAATTGTTGGGAAAACTGTATTGGTTGGTGAAGGCAGTTCGGTAGTCCAATTGTTATCGGATCATAATTTTCGTATTAGTGTGAGGATTTTCCCCAGTGGTCAAACCGGAATTTTACGATGGTTGAATGCAGGCATATGTGAGATTCGTGAAGTCCAGAAAAATGCAATTATCCGTGTAGGAGATTCTGTGGTTACTTCCGGATTTAGTGATTTCTTTCCAAAAGGAATTCCCGTTGGAGAAGTGATCGGCATACAAGACGAACGTGCAAGTTTTCATAAAATCGTGAGTGTCAAAATGCATAATGACTTGAGTTCATTATTAAATGTATTTATTATTACAAAGATTGTAAATGCGCCGGAGTGA
- a CDS encoding rod shape-determining protein has product MSFLNHLSNTFSWISGDIAIDLGTANTLIWVKGKGVLINEPSVVARSVNDGSIIAVGNEAKAMIGKTHGAIETIRPLRDGVIANFNMTDGMIQGFVRKINMNRLARPRMVICIPSGVTEVETKAVKDSGERANAREVFLIEEPVAAAVGIGLDISKPVGNIIVDIGGGTTEIAVIALDGVVLNETIKVAGDEMDEAIIKWFKDEHKLDIGYSTAEKIKKQVGSAMRTQSETVPVKGRDFISGIPKTIDVSSDEIRQALKDTVNDIVEAVKRALEKTPPELSADILDRGIIMTGGGSMLKDLDQLIRDRTNVPVNRAEEPLLSVVRGTGMVLENIEKYESVLI; this is encoded by the coding sequence ATGTCCTTTTTAAATCACCTATCCAATACTTTTTCCTGGATTTCGGGAGACATTGCTATTGATCTTGGAACAGCGAATACGCTAATCTGGGTTAAAGGCAAAGGTGTCCTGATCAACGAGCCGTCGGTGGTTGCAAGATCTGTGAATGATGGGTCGATCATTGCAGTGGGAAATGAAGCGAAGGCAATGATTGGGAAAACACATGGGGCCATTGAAACTATTCGCCCATTACGCGACGGCGTGATTGCCAATTTCAATATGACTGACGGAATGATTCAGGGTTTTGTAAGAAAAATTAACATGAACCGCCTCGCCCGTCCTCGTATGGTTATTTGCATTCCATCCGGTGTTACCGAAGTCGAAACGAAAGCAGTCAAAGATTCCGGTGAACGAGCCAACGCGCGGGAAGTATTCCTCATCGAAGAGCCGGTGGCTGCTGCTGTCGGTATCGGGTTGGACATTAGTAAACCTGTAGGAAATATTATAGTGGACATCGGCGGTGGGACAACTGAAATTGCGGTCATTGCATTGGATGGAGTCGTGCTAAACGAAACCATCAAAGTTGCCGGAGATGAAATGGATGAGGCAATTATCAAATGGTTTAAAGATGAACATAAACTCGATATTGGGTATTCTACCGCAGAGAAGATCAAGAAACAGGTGGGATCTGCGATGCGTACGCAATCTGAAACAGTTCCGGTGAAGGGACGTGATTTTATTTCCGGAATTCCGAAAACCATTGATGTGTCTTCTGATGAAATCCGGCAAGCATTAAAAGATACGGTAAACGACATTGTAGAAGCAGTTAAGCGAGCCTTAGAAAAAACACCTCCTGAATTATCGGCAGATATTTTAGACCGTGGTATCATTATGACTGGCGGCGGAAGTATGCTAAAAGACTTAGACCAATTAATCCGAGACAGAACCAACGTTCCCGTGAACCGTGCAGAAGAGCCATTACTTTCTGTAGTTCGCGGCACCGGAATGGTTCTCGAAAATATTGAAAAATACGAGTCTGTATTGATTTAA
- a CDS encoding ABC transporter ATP-binding protein, whose amino-acid sequence MSSVLSLKNVSAYYPSSATTLFGTGGWTQILFEINFDLNPGEILSVVGESGSGKSTLGKSIIGLIPKVGGSFEFNSEEYQPSVMNHLRKKIQIIFQDPYSSLNPRMTVSETLNEVVEFYPNELNPDKRLSSLLDQTELPKDSVSKYPHELSGGQRQRVCIARSLAVEPDVLICDEIVSALDVSVQAKILNLIKDLSNEKSIAVLFTTHDLHVVESFANNVLIMTKGRIVESGNVKQVFKYPEHDYTQMLIHSVPNKKRLTADEFLMPSSSS is encoded by the coding sequence GTGTCATCTGTGTTGTCACTTAAAAATGTTTCTGCTTATTATCCTTCGTCTGCTACAACGTTATTTGGTACAGGCGGATGGACTCAAATTTTATTTGAAATCAATTTTGATTTAAATCCGGGTGAAATTCTATCGGTTGTGGGCGAATCAGGTTCCGGAAAATCCACTCTTGGGAAATCTATTATTGGCTTAATTCCGAAGGTTGGAGGATCTTTTGAGTTCAATTCTGAAGAATACCAACCTTCCGTGATGAATCATTTAAGGAAAAAGATTCAGATTATTTTTCAAGATCCATATAGTTCTCTCAACCCGAGAATGACCGTTTCCGAAACGCTAAACGAAGTCGTTGAGTTTTATCCCAATGAATTAAACCCAGATAAAAGATTATCATCTCTACTTGACCAAACAGAACTTCCGAAGGATTCGGTATCCAAATATCCGCATGAACTGAGTGGAGGACAACGGCAACGTGTCTGCATTGCAAGGTCGCTTGCAGTGGAGCCTGATGTGTTAATTTGTGATGAAATAGTTTCGGCATTGGATGTGTCGGTACAGGCCAAAATTCTCAACCTGATTAAGGATTTGTCGAATGAGAAGTCAATTGCGGTATTATTTACGACTCACGATTTGCATGTGGTAGAATCATTCGCGAATAATGTCCTTATTATGACGAAAGGGCGGATTGTCGAATCCGGAAATGTGAAACAAGTATTTAAGTATCCTGAACATGATTATACCCAAATGTTGATACATTCGGTTCCGAATAAAAAACGTTTAACGGCAGATGAATTCCTAATGCCATCTTCATCAAGTTGA
- a CDS encoding ribonuclease HI family protein, with amino-acid sequence MKLNKDEINAIRDLLSDSKVRSSDVLNNLYEKMTDSGIIKLYVDGAADLHSKTSGIGGVLYRNDEELYSFSEYLDDKTNNEAEYSALIRGIELAVELKLTTLAIYADSQLVINQINGDYKVKNDRMKVLHSTAHGFLKKLDSWTAEHIPREKNTVADKLSKQAMMSGRD; translated from the coding sequence ATGAAGCTAAATAAAGACGAAATAAACGCCATCCGCGATCTGCTGTCTGATTCAAAAGTCAGATCGTCAGATGTATTAAACAATCTATACGAAAAAATGACAGATTCAGGAATCATCAAATTATATGTAGATGGTGCAGCGGATTTGCATTCAAAAACATCAGGAATTGGCGGCGTGTTATATCGAAATGATGAAGAACTTTATTCATTTTCGGAATATTTAGATGATAAAACCAACAACGAAGCAGAATATTCCGCCTTAATTCGAGGCATAGAACTTGCCGTTGAATTAAAACTTACAACTTTAGCAATATATGCAGATAGCCAGCTTGTAATAAACCAAATTAATGGTGATTATAAGGTAAAAAATGATCGCATGAAAGTGTTGCATTCCACTGCGCACGGATTTTTGAAAAAATTGGATTCTTGGACTGCCGAACATATTCCACGAGAAAAAAATACAGTAGCTGATAAACTGAGTAAGCAAGCCATGATGAGCGGTCGGGATTAG
- a CDS encoding PD-(D/E)XK nuclease family protein gives MNDLIKRFSYSSLESYKKCPAQFKFRYIDKIYKDDEGIEAFMGKRAHEALEYLYNEVLDGKIVFFDSVLAKYKELWKEKWHARVAIVRTENSPEFYYRLGEKCLATFYRRYQPFEEPVEGNEVEFIFKLDDSDKYILKGIADRIDHDGNGNYEIHDYKTGKRALSQNAADKDGQLALYQIALESQKDSVKSVTLVWHFLQHDKEIRSARTQKQLTFLVENVKNRINEIQFNIKNEDHFPPKPMILCNWCYYWEECPAQSGTNPFIG, from the coding sequence ATGAACGATTTGATTAAACGATTTTCTTATAGCAGTCTTGAGTCATATAAAAAATGTCCGGCTCAATTCAAATTTCGCTACATAGACAAAATCTATAAAGATGACGAAGGGATTGAAGCTTTTATGGGGAAACGTGCCCATGAGGCTCTTGAATATCTCTACAATGAAGTTTTGGATGGGAAAATTGTATTTTTTGACAGTGTTTTAGCGAAATACAAAGAATTGTGGAAAGAGAAATGGCATGCACGTGTTGCCATTGTCCGTACAGAAAATTCACCGGAATTTTATTATCGTCTTGGCGAAAAATGTCTTGCGACTTTTTATCGTAGATACCAACCTTTTGAGGAGCCTGTGGAAGGAAATGAAGTCGAATTTATTTTTAAGCTCGATGATTCTGATAAATATATATTAAAAGGTATCGCCGACCGCATTGATCATGATGGGAATGGGAATTATGAAATCCATGATTACAAGACCGGGAAACGCGCGCTTAGCCAAAATGCCGCTGACAAAGATGGACAGCTTGCGTTGTATCAGATTGCTCTTGAAAGCCAAAAAGACTCTGTGAAATCTGTGACTCTAGTTTGGCATTTTTTGCAGCATGATAAAGAAATAAGGTCAGCACGAACACAGAAGCAACTAACATTTTTGGTAGAAAATGTAAAAAATAGGATTAATGAAATTCAATTCAACATTAAAAATGAAGATCATTTTCCGCCAAAACCAATGATCCTTTGCAATTGGTGTTATTATTGGGAAGAATGCCCCGCACAAAGTGGTACTAATCCATTTATAGGATAG